Proteins from a single region of Coregonus clupeaformis isolate EN_2021a chromosome 19, ASM2061545v1, whole genome shotgun sequence:
- the LOC121532186 gene encoding adenosylhomocysteinase 3 isoform X3 has protein sequence MGASVNRDVTVTEAPRMIKQIQFADQKQEFNKRLTKTGRRSLSRSLSHSSTDSYSSAASNTDSSEDEMSPRDRQQRSSKGHQDFCIKNIKQADFGRREIEIAEQEMPALMALRKRAEGEKPLVGAKVVGCTHITAQTAVLMETLSVLGAQCRWAACNIYSTQNAVAAALAEGGFSVFAWKGESEDDFWWCIDRCVSMEAWQPNMILDDGGDLTHWIFKKYPNMFKMIKGIVEESVTGVHRLYQLSKAGRLCVPAMNVNDSITKQKFDNLYCCRESILDGLKRSTDVMFGGKQVVVCGYGEVGKGCSAAMKAMGSIVYITEVDPICALQACMDGFRLVKLNEVIRQVDLVITCTGNKNVVAREYLDRMKNGCIVCNMGHSNTEIDVVSLRTPELTWEKVRSQVDHVIWPDGKRIILLAEGRLLNLICSTVPTFVLSITATTQALALIELYNAPEGRYKQDVYLLPKKMDEFVASLHLPTFDAHLTELTDEQGKYLGLSKTGPFKPNCYRY, from the exons caaaTCCAGTTTGCTGATCAGAAGCAGGAGTTTAACAAACGTCTCACTAAGACTGGTCGTCGCTCTCTGTCCCGCTCCCTCTCCCATTCCTCCACAGACAGCTACAGCTCAG CTGCGTCGAACACAGACAGTTCAGAGGATGAGATGTCTCCTAGAGACAGGCAGCAGAGGAGCTCTAAGGGACACCAAGACTTCTGCATCAAGAACATCAAACAGGCCGACTTCGGACGCAGGGAGATCGAGATTGCTGAGCAAG aGATGCCAGCTCTGATGGCCCTgagaaagagagcagagggagagaaaccGCTGGTTGGAGCTAAAGTAGTGGGCTGCACTCACATCACCGCTCAGACCGCC gtcttgatggAGACTCTGTCTGTGTTGGGGGCTCAGTGTCGCTGGGCAGCCTGTAACATCTACTCCACCCAGAACGCTGTGGCTGCAGCTCTGGCTGAGGGAG gctTCTCTGTGTTCGCGTGGAAGGGGGAGTCGGAGGATGATTTTTGGTGGTGTATTGACCGCTGTGTTAGCATGGAGGCCTGGCAGCCCaatatg ATCCTGGATGACGGGGGAGACTTGACCCACTGGATCTTTAAGAAATACCCCAACATGTTCAAGATGATCAAGGGGATCGTGGAGGAGAGTGTCACAGGGGTTCACAG GCTGTACCAGCTGTCCAAGGCAGGGAGACTGTGTGTCCCTGCTATGAATGTCAATGACTCCATCACTAAACAGAAGTTTGACAACCTCTACTGCTGCAGGGAGTCCATACTGGACGG GTTGAAACGGTCTACAGATGTGATGTTCGGGGGAAAGCAAGTGGTGGTGTGTGGCTATGGAGAG GTTGGTAAAGGTTGCTCTGCCGCAATGAAGGCCATGGGCTCAATAGTGTACATCACAGAGGTGGACCCCATATGTGCCCTGcaggcctg CATGGACGGCTTCAGACTGGTCAAGCTCAATGAGGTCATCAGACAGGTGGACCTGGTCATCACCTGCACGG GCAACAAGAACGTGGTGGCAAGAGAGTACCTGGACAGGATGAAGAACGGCTGCATCGTCTGTAACATGGGACACTCCAACACTGAGATAGACGTG GTGAGTCTGCGGACCCCAGAGTTGACCTGGGAGAAAGTGAGATCACAGGTGGACCATGTTATCTGGCCCGATGGCAAGAGAATCATCTTACTGGCTgaa GGTCGTCTGTTGAATCTGATCTGCTCCACGGTGCCCACCTTCGTCCTCTCCATCACCGCCACCAcacag GCGCTGGCTCTGATAGAGCTGTACAACGCCCCAGAGGGACGATACAAACAAGACGTCTACCTCCTGCCCAAAAAGATGG atgaGTTTGTGGCCAGTCTCCACCTGCCAACGTTTGATGCCCACCTCACAGAGCTGACTGATGAGCAGGGCAAATACCTGGGCCTCAGCAAGACCGGACCCTTTAAACCTAACTGCTACAG ATACTAA
- the LOC121532186 gene encoding S-adenosylhomocysteine hydrolase-like protein 1 isoform X2, which produces MLHAAETRWSEQSQPPNRNGAEASVGAGETVIEALNMERQIQFADQKQEFNKRLTKTGRRSLSRSLSHSSTDSYSSAASNTDSSEDEMSPRDRQQRSSKGHQDFCIKNIKQADFGRREIEIAEQEMPALMALRKRAEGEKPLVGAKVVGCTHITAQTAVLMETLSVLGAQCRWAACNIYSTQNAVAAALAEGGFSVFAWKGESEDDFWWCIDRCVSMEAWQPNMILDDGGDLTHWIFKKYPNMFKMIKGIVEESVTGVHRLYQLSKAGRLCVPAMNVNDSITKQKFDNLYCCRESILDGLKRSTDVMFGGKQVVVCGYGEVGKGCSAAMKAMGSIVYITEVDPICALQACMDGFRLVKLNEVIRQVDLVITCTGNKNVVAREYLDRMKNGCIVCNMGHSNTEIDVVSLRTPELTWEKVRSQVDHVIWPDGKRIILLAEGRLLNLICSTVPTFVLSITATTQALALIELYNAPEGRYKQDVYLLPKKMDEFVASLHLPTFDAHLTELTDEQGKYLGLSKTGPFKPNCYRY; this is translated from the exons caaaTCCAGTTTGCTGATCAGAAGCAGGAGTTTAACAAACGTCTCACTAAGACTGGTCGTCGCTCTCTGTCCCGCTCCCTCTCCCATTCCTCCACAGACAGCTACAGCTCAG CTGCGTCGAACACAGACAGTTCAGAGGATGAGATGTCTCCTAGAGACAGGCAGCAGAGGAGCTCTAAGGGACACCAAGACTTCTGCATCAAGAACATCAAACAGGCCGACTTCGGACGCAGGGAGATCGAGATTGCTGAGCAAG aGATGCCAGCTCTGATGGCCCTgagaaagagagcagagggagagaaaccGCTGGTTGGAGCTAAAGTAGTGGGCTGCACTCACATCACCGCTCAGACCGCC gtcttgatggAGACTCTGTCTGTGTTGGGGGCTCAGTGTCGCTGGGCAGCCTGTAACATCTACTCCACCCAGAACGCTGTGGCTGCAGCTCTGGCTGAGGGAG gctTCTCTGTGTTCGCGTGGAAGGGGGAGTCGGAGGATGATTTTTGGTGGTGTATTGACCGCTGTGTTAGCATGGAGGCCTGGCAGCCCaatatg ATCCTGGATGACGGGGGAGACTTGACCCACTGGATCTTTAAGAAATACCCCAACATGTTCAAGATGATCAAGGGGATCGTGGAGGAGAGTGTCACAGGGGTTCACAG GCTGTACCAGCTGTCCAAGGCAGGGAGACTGTGTGTCCCTGCTATGAATGTCAATGACTCCATCACTAAACAGAAGTTTGACAACCTCTACTGCTGCAGGGAGTCCATACTGGACGG GTTGAAACGGTCTACAGATGTGATGTTCGGGGGAAAGCAAGTGGTGGTGTGTGGCTATGGAGAG GTTGGTAAAGGTTGCTCTGCCGCAATGAAGGCCATGGGCTCAATAGTGTACATCACAGAGGTGGACCCCATATGTGCCCTGcaggcctg CATGGACGGCTTCAGACTGGTCAAGCTCAATGAGGTCATCAGACAGGTGGACCTGGTCATCACCTGCACGG GCAACAAGAACGTGGTGGCAAGAGAGTACCTGGACAGGATGAAGAACGGCTGCATCGTCTGTAACATGGGACACTCCAACACTGAGATAGACGTG GTGAGTCTGCGGACCCCAGAGTTGACCTGGGAGAAAGTGAGATCACAGGTGGACCATGTTATCTGGCCCGATGGCAAGAGAATCATCTTACTGGCTgaa GGTCGTCTGTTGAATCTGATCTGCTCCACGGTGCCCACCTTCGTCCTCTCCATCACCGCCACCAcacag GCGCTGGCTCTGATAGAGCTGTACAACGCCCCAGAGGGACGATACAAACAAGACGTCTACCTCCTGCCCAAAAAGATGG atgaGTTTGTGGCCAGTCTCCACCTGCCAACGTTTGATGCCCACCTCACAGAGCTGACTGATGAGCAGGGCAAATACCTGGGCCTCAGCAAGACCGGACCCTTTAAACCTAACTGCTACAG ATACTAA
- the LOC121532186 gene encoding S-adenosylhomocysteine hydrolase-like protein 1 isoform X4, whose translation MAKWEPSTSPAFQPPHWMQIQFADQKQEFNKRLTKTGRRSLSRSLSHSSTDSYSSAASNTDSSEDEMSPRDRQQRSSKGHQDFCIKNIKQADFGRREIEIAEQEMPALMALRKRAEGEKPLVGAKVVGCTHITAQTAVLMETLSVLGAQCRWAACNIYSTQNAVAAALAEGGFSVFAWKGESEDDFWWCIDRCVSMEAWQPNMILDDGGDLTHWIFKKYPNMFKMIKGIVEESVTGVHRLYQLSKAGRLCVPAMNVNDSITKQKFDNLYCCRESILDGLKRSTDVMFGGKQVVVCGYGEVGKGCSAAMKAMGSIVYITEVDPICALQACMDGFRLVKLNEVIRQVDLVITCTGNKNVVAREYLDRMKNGCIVCNMGHSNTEIDVVSLRTPELTWEKVRSQVDHVIWPDGKRIILLAEGRLLNLICSTVPTFVLSITATTQALALIELYNAPEGRYKQDVYLLPKKMDEFVASLHLPTFDAHLTELTDEQGKYLGLSKTGPFKPNCYRY comes from the exons ATGGCTAAGTGGGAACCCTCCACCAGCCCTGCCTTCCAACCACCACACTGGATG caaaTCCAGTTTGCTGATCAGAAGCAGGAGTTTAACAAACGTCTCACTAAGACTGGTCGTCGCTCTCTGTCCCGCTCCCTCTCCCATTCCTCCACAGACAGCTACAGCTCAG CTGCGTCGAACACAGACAGTTCAGAGGATGAGATGTCTCCTAGAGACAGGCAGCAGAGGAGCTCTAAGGGACACCAAGACTTCTGCATCAAGAACATCAAACAGGCCGACTTCGGACGCAGGGAGATCGAGATTGCTGAGCAAG aGATGCCAGCTCTGATGGCCCTgagaaagagagcagagggagagaaaccGCTGGTTGGAGCTAAAGTAGTGGGCTGCACTCACATCACCGCTCAGACCGCC gtcttgatggAGACTCTGTCTGTGTTGGGGGCTCAGTGTCGCTGGGCAGCCTGTAACATCTACTCCACCCAGAACGCTGTGGCTGCAGCTCTGGCTGAGGGAG gctTCTCTGTGTTCGCGTGGAAGGGGGAGTCGGAGGATGATTTTTGGTGGTGTATTGACCGCTGTGTTAGCATGGAGGCCTGGCAGCCCaatatg ATCCTGGATGACGGGGGAGACTTGACCCACTGGATCTTTAAGAAATACCCCAACATGTTCAAGATGATCAAGGGGATCGTGGAGGAGAGTGTCACAGGGGTTCACAG GCTGTACCAGCTGTCCAAGGCAGGGAGACTGTGTGTCCCTGCTATGAATGTCAATGACTCCATCACTAAACAGAAGTTTGACAACCTCTACTGCTGCAGGGAGTCCATACTGGACGG GTTGAAACGGTCTACAGATGTGATGTTCGGGGGAAAGCAAGTGGTGGTGTGTGGCTATGGAGAG GTTGGTAAAGGTTGCTCTGCCGCAATGAAGGCCATGGGCTCAATAGTGTACATCACAGAGGTGGACCCCATATGTGCCCTGcaggcctg CATGGACGGCTTCAGACTGGTCAAGCTCAATGAGGTCATCAGACAGGTGGACCTGGTCATCACCTGCACGG GCAACAAGAACGTGGTGGCAAGAGAGTACCTGGACAGGATGAAGAACGGCTGCATCGTCTGTAACATGGGACACTCCAACACTGAGATAGACGTG GTGAGTCTGCGGACCCCAGAGTTGACCTGGGAGAAAGTGAGATCACAGGTGGACCATGTTATCTGGCCCGATGGCAAGAGAATCATCTTACTGGCTgaa GGTCGTCTGTTGAATCTGATCTGCTCCACGGTGCCCACCTTCGTCCTCTCCATCACCGCCACCAcacag GCGCTGGCTCTGATAGAGCTGTACAACGCCCCAGAGGGACGATACAAACAAGACGTCTACCTCCTGCCCAAAAAGATGG atgaGTTTGTGGCCAGTCTCCACCTGCCAACGTTTGATGCCCACCTCACAGAGCTGACTGATGAGCAGGGCAAATACCTGGGCCTCAGCAAGACCGGACCCTTTAAACCTAACTGCTACAG ATACTAA